In the Dromaius novaehollandiae isolate bDroNov1 chromosome 25, bDroNov1.hap1, whole genome shotgun sequence genome, TGTGGACTTTGGCCCTGAAATAGCTGTCCAAAGATGGAATAGTTACAGTATAAGCACCTCCCTTGAGTAAGTCACTGTAAGTGTGTTTTACAGCTAGCAAAGAGCTAGCCTATTGAATGTGAGGCACAGTTCATGTCAAAGGAGATGCCTGCATATGGTCAGATGAATTGTGCCCTAAAATTTACTGACCCAATTAGCTAGGTCTTTGTTCACCGTAAAAGGACCCTATGGTGGCTAGCTCAGATGTAAGTGCATgaagttaagtgagatgaatATCACCCAGCCATCCTGTAATGCTTCTGTTGGGTTTGATTTCCCTGTTAGAAGTCACAGACCAGTAGTCCTGACATTGGTTTCAGATGTTGTATTTTGCATGACAGTCAGCCTTAGATGGTCGCAGAGGTTGTCCCTCTTGTTCTGGTGCTAGCAGTCTACTTGCTTGGCTTGTAAAGCAAGATCTTAAATTTGGTTCATGTATCTTGTTCTGCAAAATGCCCATTTCCGTTTGTAATGCAGCTTTATTGTCATCCCTTAGATGTCAGAATtggcttctttttcccttttctgtccaTGACATATGTTCTTTATTGGGTAAATACATGTACAATCCATTGATAcaaattgtgttttttcttagAGTGGTTTATGATTATTTTCATTCCTGCAGTTGCAGGTTAATCTGGGAGCCACCTGGTGGTACATAAATTGTTATAATTGtaataaaatgtatataataaaatatCTGTAATTGTAACCAAGACATCCACAAGATGCGCGTGCACACATTTGTTAAtattgttaacttttttttttccagctacaaaaagaaagatgcagaTTTTTCTGTGGCTCAAGGTCGCATTAAGGATCTTGAAGTGCTGTTCCATAGAAGTGAAGCGGAACTCAATACTGTCCTGAATGAAAAACGCACTCTGGAAGCAGAGGTGGCTGATCTGCGTGCCCAGCTTGCTAAGGTGTGGCAGTGAATGTTTTGTGGCTTTAGCACTAGAAAGGGTGTGTCTTGTAAAATTTGTTATTTTGCTGTCAGTTTATAGTTTGAACATCGTTGCTCCTGATTTAAACAGTATGAGAGATCTCCAGCTCACTTATTTTTTAACCTGTATCTGCCTCTCTTGGatataaaactaaatttaaagaaATCACTGCAAAACACCGAAAATAACATAGTCTGTTTGAAAATTTCCTAGtcaaaagtttttatttaaaaattcttgGTACGTGATTGTCATGAGATATCAGTTTACTAAATGTTGTCCTTTGTGAAGTCCCACATTTTTAAACTCATGCTTAAGTGTCCAGTGGGACTATgcttgcaagaaaaaagataacATTCAACATACTATGCTTGAGGAATTAATAATCCTCAATTCAGTTTTCGTACTGCATTGAAATACTCCAATATTTGAAATAGCTGATATACAAACATGAAACTTCTTTTAAATATTGATAAATATAAGTGCATATATACCTATacttactactttttctttttttgttgggttttttttggaaaatcagtGGCTTGCGCTTAAATTGGTTGTTGTGAATAATTGGGCCAAGGATGTCAAATAAAGACCATAAAGGGCTTGCAGATGGAAAGTAAGGTGCCAGTCAAAATTAAACCTTTAGCTTTTAAATTCTTTACCAGGCTGAAGATGGTCATGCTGTTGCTAAGAAGCAGTTGGAGAAAGAGACACTCATGCGCGTGGACCTGGAGAATCGGTGCCAGAGCTTACAAGAGGATCTGGATTTCAGGAAGAATGTGTTCGAGGAGGTATTATTGACCTAGTAACCTCATCTTCCTTTGGTGTTTGTGCAGCTGTTGTTCAAACTGGCTATCACCAATTGCTAACTAGTCCAGGCTGGGGAAGTCAGTATTATTGTCCTTGCTGTAAATGGGTTAAATAATAGAACAGTTAAAGATTTTGCAAGGCAAATCAGTGGCAGAGTTGGCATCAGAACCTAGTGACAAGGGTAGTGTTCCATGGGCAGCTGAGCTAATGTAACAGCTCACTGCTGTGAAAATGGGAGCCTTGCTCCCCCTCTCCAcacctggctgcacagccctgccCCGTATTCGTACTAGCTTTGGTGCTTGCTGGACTTCACTGTGACCTGTTTTCATTGACCAGAACAATATGCAATTACCCTGCTTTTTGCTGGGGTAGTTTTCTGCCGGTTTAGTGAGTTGGAATGGCTCACAGTGTTTCTAATGAGGACTGAATTTTTCATAAAGTAAATAGTAGGAATGCACAGATGGAGGCTGGGGGGAATGGGAAAGGGTAGCCTGACCTTCTCCATGTACCAGTAGCAAAGTGTTATATCAGTTCACCCCATCTTGTGAAAGCCAACTCTGGTGTTTGATTCTTCTGCAGCCCAAACCTGTCCAGTTGCTGGCTGCTGAGCAACTGCCAcatgctcccttccctcctctcacTCCTCCTAGTTCTCATGTTTGGCTGATGCTGCACAAAACCATTTCAGCCTGATAAGCTGGTAAAATACTTTGGAttttgttgagggttttttttctttttacaatttaGTGGCTGAAGTAAGTCTTATTACGGATTCAAATAAGCACCTGAACTCGATTAAGGGAGGGACAAGACTGTGTAGCTAAGGacaggggctggagcaggccaAAGAAACGAGTCGGGTAGATCACCCTAAGTTGTACTGAATGTCGTCTCATTCCCGTGCCCTGGATTAATTGGATTGCTGCAAGAAAGTGCAAGTGACAGACCCTTGCTTAGTTGTAGCAGGGCATTACAGTCACTTTTTGATCCCTGAGAAGATCTGTGTTGCTGCTGGCTAAGGGTTAAGTTAAATCAGACAGCAAGAGCTAATTTTACGGCTTGCCATGCTGAAGTAGAGGATTTGAGCTCTTTGATTCCTGTATGGTCAGATTcaaacaccaagaaaaaaaaggaatcagtTTCCTTTAGATTAATGAATTCATTTAGTTCAGTGAAGGGTCCAAAGGCTCATTAGAGTTTAACATCATGGTTTAGTGTGTGGAAAGTGAAACCTGCTCATTCTAGTGGTGATGAACTGCTGGATCAGATCAGCTCTTCACCTGACACTGTGATGCCCCATCATATTTTTGTGGCCTTCAAGGGATCATTGCCTACAGTTACTGGGAGACTGCTGCTTGCTAGTTTTCTTGACATAAAAATtcaccacagaagggaaaattccTTCAAGATCATACCAGGGCATATTGTTCTGAGCAGAAGAGTGTGTTTCTAAGAGTGTGTTCCTAGATATAGAGCATTTCTGCAAAGCAACTTGTAAAGTAGTTCTGAGTTTGTGTTAGCCTGCCGTGACCCCAGTTTAGGCATAGAAAGCGAGTCTCGCTGCTCTTGCCTGCTTTTCTGCCTCATGACCATGCTTCAGGCATCCTGCCAGGAATCACAGCCAATCACTTGTTGTTTGTCCTCCCCTGAAGGCAGAAATGGTTTCCTTCTCATACTGTGCGTTCAGGCCTGGCAAGGTCTGTGCACAGCTCAACGTGAGTAAGTCCATGACTATGTCTTATGTCGCTAGTTTGGGATCAGTGTTCTAGGCACTGAGAGCTCACGCTTCtctaaaaatgaaaactttctcAGCACAGACTCTaaccagaaaaaatgtatttatgtctTCCAGAAAAGACTGTAAAGGATTTGCTTGGGTTGCTAATGTATTGTTAATGTAATCAAAATCTAATGAGTAATGGTAAGGCAGTTtatagaaaaagagagaatttggTTATGCTTAAGAGCAAAATTTAAAGATTTAATTTCTATCTATAATGATTGTATTCAATTTCTTAGTGATCGCAAAAggtgttcatttttgtttgactcCTTAGAGACTGTTTGCTATTgtaatatatgtgtgtatattgaGAAAGGAAGGGTTTGTATTGCAGGATGTGGGATCTCTCTTTGCTGTgtaaaaattcatgttttcttctgcatCCTCTGTTTTTGATTATTGTAGCACAAAATAGCTCCTTGCTTAAAATGTATGTGGATatatttaaacttgtttttaagtCAAATCACCTTTATGAATTATCTCCTGCATAGTGAAAAAGGTAACTTGCATCTGTTAACACATGCAGTAATTCTTAGCAATATTGAAGCTTTTTTAATGATGTTGGACTAAATGAAATAGATTCTGCTGTATACCCAGATGTGCAACTTtgtcccccttttttttgtgttcAGGAAATAAGGGAAACAAGAAAACGGCATGAACATCGTTTGGTTGAGGTAGACACTAGTCGCCAGCAGGAGTATGAATCCAAAATGGCTCAAGCCCTAGAGGATCTGCGAAATCAGCATGATGAACAAGTCAAACTGTACAAAATGGAGCTAGAGCAGACCTATCAGGCTAAGGTAAGAGAGAGCTAAAACCATTTCATCAGTCCTGCTGTCTTTAAGGAGACAAGTAACTGTAATTTGAACAAGCTTTGTCCTGGCAGTCAAATGCCGCCTCCTGTGCTTGTGTGCAAATTGATTCAGTGACATAACAGTAGATAGACGTAATAGGTAAAAATAGCTCTAGCCAGGAATGGCCAGTTTGTGAGGGATCACGAAACCACTGGTGACTGAGGAGGACAGAGTGGGAATGGTGTGTCACACAGCTGTTTTTACAGTGTCTTCTgttataaattttatttcttgATGTTGATAGATGTAGCTCTTCCTCCAAGATGCAGGTGTTGGAGGAGCCTTCAATACAGTGCAATAAACTGTTTCTAAGAACTGTTACTGACTCTGCCTGGAGGAATGAGATGGTTTGGACAGTTCAGGGAATGCGTGCATTGGGACTTTTCTCCTACTGGTGCCTTTGTAATGTTCTTAACCAGTCCTAATGTTCCTTTGTAATGTTCTTAACCAgtcctaatatttttttttaagtgtacgTAAACCTTATCACATTTCAGTGGTCTAAGTCAGTTCTGGACTGGAAAATTACTAGGTGCAGTTTGtagtttcactgaaaaataccCCAGGGTATTGGATGGTTTTTGAGCAGCCTTTGTGATGAAAATCAGGGTGTATAAACTGGAAACGTGAACACAGTGAGAAGTAATTCAATCTAGAAGAGTGCTGAGTAAACTTCAAAATTTTGGCACCCTTTTGGTTTACCTGCCTGTGCAAATCCTGAGTTAACAGTTCATCCAGCACTGGGGATATAGGAGGAGGAGCAACTTTATTACTGGTACAGTTCCTGGCTACAGGTGTATTTATATTCATTCCCAAAGGAATAAAGCCAGCTGCTAGTTGTCTGGCTACTGAAGATACTTACCAATAATTACAACCACTTCTCTCTTGCCTGGGAGAAACTGTTGTACTGCTTGCACTGTTTCTCCCCTTCCATCCACTTTGAGAttcccattgatttttttttttttgatctgatGATTCACAGTTTGAGAAACATTGATCTAAAAATATTTGACTATTTCTTGAGGCAGCAACAATATagaaaatagatattaaaaaccaaaatgaacaGTTAGCGTTCTTGGCGTTATTTCAGGGACGTTAGGCATGTATAACATTTTTACACAACCAGATACTTGGATTGACTTGTCGCAGTTGAAAGAAGATCCAGGATAGAAGATCCCATGTAGAAAGAAAACGGTCTGCAATGtacagagcaggagaaaaaagaaaaggcagggtTCGAACAGCGAGATGaacaaatgaagctttttttccctcccatagATTGGGGAATTCCCCAGCGATTGGTGTTATGGATGAGGCTGGAACAGATGAGTCATAAAAGGATCATCAAGACAGGGGAAAAGCAGGCTTCTCTGTGAGCTTCATTTTGTGGATTTCTGGAACAAGATGTGTCCTTGTTCAGAGTATTGCCCTTCTCAGAGAGCTTGAGCTTTTATGGACTATGGTTTGAAAGCACATTGTTAAGCTTAGCTACTGAGTTTCTCCAAGACGGTTTTCTGATAAGGAGGATCTTAGGTCAAAGCTTACTTCTTGCTCTGACCATGGTCTTTGGTAAAAAGCAATGGAAATGCTAAATCTGAGAATTTGGTATTATGCCAGCATAATGGCAGTGGAAGTGAATGGTTGTGGGCATTCAAATGCCTTTGAATTTTATGTTTTACAAGAAGTTATCCAATATTATTTGACTTGAAGTTCCTTCAAAATCCTTTGCCTAAAAAAGGCTCTACACATGCTTTCTTCCCTACCCGGAGTTCTGTGAACAGTGCAGCTGATGAAATTTCATTTCATAAAGCTCTGTGGCTTACTAGAAGCATGTTTTGACTGAAACCATTCCAGCAGTTGGGGCACATAATTGTTTATTTCCTGTTTGAATTCCCTGGTGTGTAGTAGAATTGTTGAACTCAAGGCAtgaaaaaagatgctttttttcagCACTCTGCTTTGATGAAACTTGTTATAATGTACCAGCTCCCTTATTGTTCTGTCAGATTCGGTTAAAACTGGCCACTAAAATTGAAAATTGTTCCTTAATGAAAAGTGAAATtagtaacaacaacaaacaaacaaacaatgttGAGAACTATTaggagaagaaggaggaacaAAATGAGAGGTGTTGTTTTGCTACTGTGGCAAAACGTCGTCTGGAATGCTGTGTGTAGTTCTGGTCCTTCTTGTGAAGGTAGTACAGAGTAATACAAAGAAGGCCAACAACAATGGTCAGAAATAAGAAACAGGTTCTGCAGGAGGAACATTTAAATAATGCTTCACCTGGGAAAAGAGGCGAgtggagagaaggggggaaataCAATAGATATCTAAAATGGGAATGGCATGGAGAAGGAGAATGTGGAGTGATTGTTTACTATTTTTCAGTATATCTAGGGATAGTTAATGAAACTTTCCTGTGGCAGGTTCAGAACAAGCAAAAAGAGATTGTGTTTCATTATTATATGCATAAACTCCCTGCCACATGGATGCAAAAGGCAGAGGCAAATTCCTGCCTGAAAAATCCATCAAGAGCTATTAAGCACCAAGATACTGTCTCTGACACAGGAAGTCCCTGAGTTGCAAACAGCCAGCTGGGACAGCATACCAGTGAAATACCATTTTATTCAGGTTAGTCCCTGAGTATCTAGGGAACTGTTAGACCAGGTAACCTTTGATCTGACCCGGAATGATTGTTCTTATGACAAACTGGCAGATAGTGTGATCACGTGAACCTCAGCTTTTAGGAAACTAAAGAGCTGCATGTGTAATGGAAGGGGTAATGAACTTTTTTCTCTCATAACACAAGCAAGGTCTGTTTTTACTAAGGTGCGGAATGTAGGAATAGGCCTGAAATAGATTTTTATGGGTCCCAAAGGCATTTCCCTGATGTTACATAATTCTGTTCATAAACTTAATCATACtgccatttaaaattatttaagattAAATTGCTTCTAGTCCATATTGAAAGGAAAGTAAGGAACAacttctttactatgagggtgactgagcactggaacaggttactcagagaggttgtagagtctccatccttggagatattcaaaagccatctaaACAGGGCTGTGGACAAcatgctctagatgaccctgctggagcaggggggttggactagatgatctccagaggtcatgTCCAACCTCAACCGCTCTGTGATTCTGTTCTATGATTGTGTGATATTTGCAGGATATCTAACTCAATACAAGTGACTCGTATAAAATTTGTCTTCCAGCTGGAGAATGCCAAACTTGCCTCTGACCAAAATGACAAAGCCGCTGGTGCAGCTCGGGAAGAGTTGAAGGAGGCTCGCATGAGAATAGAATCTCTCAGCTACCAGCTTTCTGGCCTTCAGAAACAGGTTAGGGGACTAAATTTGCTTTTATCTCTAATAACATCTCTAAATCTCTGGATGTATTCAAATATCTGTCCTATTCTTTATACTTTCTGAATTTTATGGGGacaaatgtttgttttattaatttgGGTGGAGGGTGAACTTTGAACTTTTTTGCTGTATCCACATAAATGCCCTCTGGGTTTTCTGTTGTGCTGTCTCCCTAGGCTAGTGCAGCAGAAGATCGCATTCGTGAATTGGAGGAAATGATGGCTGGTGAGCGGGATAAGTTCAGAAAGATGCTAGATGCCAAGGAGCGAGAGATGACAGAAATGAGGGACCAGATGCAGCAGCAGCTTACAGAGTACCAGGAACTGCTTGATGTTAAATTAGCACTGGACATGGAAATCAGTGCTTACCGAAAACTcctggaaggagaagaggaaaggtaGGTACAGATGCCACATGCTTCTGTTAGGACTAGCAggtgttattttcattacttatgttttttcctgtttgagcAGCAATGTCCAAATTTTGTTCCACTGAAGTGGCTTCACACCTCAGTATGCTGCATGGAACACTTGCAAGTGTTCTCATCCGAACACCTGTCTTGGTTAACATTTTATAATTTtctcaaaatacagtaaaatacatAATTCTGTGCTTGACATTCATCTCTTCATGTAAATGTTTGTACTTTGGTGTTTCCCTGTTTTTGTATGATCAGGCCCAAGAACAGTGTGCTCAGAGGTAGGTTTACTGGAGGGGAAAATTAAGTGGTCTGTGGCACTGCTGCCATGTCACATAATCATATTATCAGAGATCTCCTGTGGCTGTATAGCCCCCTACTTTGTTTATATGCAGTCTTCCTGACACATGCAGTGAGGCTGCTTTTAGCTCTGGGACGTAATACAGTCTGGGTACCAAGTATATTGTGGCATCTTATTTTGTGTGTAGTTCCCTGGAttcgttaaaaaaaaatctaacttaattttctttcatttgattaAAATGCGTGCTTGACTGTGTCCAGGTTGAAGCTGTCTCCAAGTCCTTCATCCCGTGTTACAGTCTCTCGGGctacctccagcagcagcagtagcgGTACTTCAGTTATTCGCTCTTCCCGAGGCAAGAGAAAACGGATTGAAGCAGAGGAACTTTCAGGCAGTGGGACAAGTGGAATTGGCACTGGAAGTATTAGTGGCAGCAGTAGTAGCAGTAGCTTCCAAATGTCCCAACAAGCTT is a window encoding:
- the LMNB2 gene encoding lamin-B2; the encoded protein is MSGTPSRGTPGGTPLSPTRISRLQEKEELRQLNDRLAVYIDRVRALELENDRLLLKISEKEEVTTREVSGIKSLYESELADARRVLDETAKERARLQIEIGKLRAELEEFNKSYKKKDADFSVAQGRIKDLEVLFHRSEAELNTVLNEKRTLEAEVADLRAQLAKAEDGHAVAKKQLEKETLMRVDLENRCQSLQEDLDFRKNVFEEEIRETRKRHEHRLVEVDTSRQQEYESKMAQALEDLRNQHDEQVKLYKMELEQTYQAKLENAKLASDQNDKAAGAAREELKEARMRIESLSYQLSGLQKQASAAEDRIRELEEMMAGERDKFRKMLDAKEREMTEMRDQMQQQLTEYQELLDVKLALDMEISAYRKLLEGEEERLKLSPSPSSRVTVSRATSSSSSSGTSVIRSSRGKRKRIEAEELSGSGTSGIGTGSISGSSSSSSFQMSQQASATGSISIEEIDLEGKYVQLKNNSEKDQSLGNWRLKRQIGDGEEIAYKFTPKYVLRAGQTVTIWGADAGVSHSPPSVLVWKNQSSWGTGGNIRTYLVNSDGEEVAVRSVTKSVVMRENEEEEDEAEFGEEDLFNQQGDPRTTSRGCSVM